The following are encoded together in the Drosophila sechellia strain sech25 chromosome 3R, ASM438219v1, whole genome shotgun sequence genome:
- the LOC6619538 gene encoding ferrochelatase, mitochondrial, with the protein MFLHNTKLCRLASGLAGGVRHLSGQKPKTAILMLNMGGPTHTDQVHDYLLRIMTDRDMIQLPVQSRLGPWIAQRRTPEVQKKYKEIGGGSPILKWTELQGQLMCEELDRISPETAPHKHYVGFRYVNPLTENTLAEIENDKPERVVLFSQYPQYSCATSGSSFNSIFTHYRSNDLPSDIKWSIIDRWGTHPLLIKTFAQRIRDELAKFVETKRNDVVILFTAHSLPLKAVNRGDAYPSEIGASVHMVMQELGQTNPYSLAWQSKVGPLPWLAPATDDAIKGYVKQGLKNFILVPIAFVNEHIETLHELDIEYCDELAKEVGVEEIRRAAAPNDHPLFIDALTNVVADHLKSQQAVNPKFLMRCPMCSNPKCRESKSWYRQLCSN; encoded by the exons ATGTTTTTGCATAACACAAAGCTTTGCAGACTGGCAA GTGGTCTGGCAGGAGGCGTGCGCCACCTGAGCGGCCAGAAACCGAAGACCGCGATCCTAATGCTTAACATGGGCGGTCCGACCCACACGGACCAGGTGCACGACTACCTACTGCGTATTATGACCGACCGGGACATGATCCAGCTGCCGGTGCAGAGCCGTCTTGGTCCGTGGATCGCCCAGCGCAGAACGCCCGAGGTACAGAAGAAGTACAAGGAGATCGGCGGTGGTTCTCCGATTCTTAAGTGGACCGAGCTGCAGGGCCAGCTGATGTGCGAGGAGTTGGACAGAATCTCCCCGGAGACAGCCCCTCACAAGCACTACGTCGGCTTCCGCTACGTGAATCCCCTCACCGAGAACACGCTGGCCGAGATCGAAAA CGACAAACCAGAGCGCGTTGTACTCTTTTCACAATATCCACAGTACAGCTGCGCCACCTCCGGATCCAGCTTTAACTCCATATTCACCCATTATCGGAGCAA TGATCTGCCCTCGGATATCAAATGGAGCATTATCGACCGGTGGGGCACCCATCCACTTCTAATCAAAACGTTTGCCCAGCGAATTCGTGACGAGCTTGCCAAATTTGTGGAGACGAAACGAAACGATGTGGTCATCCTTTTCACTGCCCACTCCCTTCCCCTTAAGGCTGTGAACCGGGGCGACGCGTATCCCTCGGAGATTGGTGCTAGCGTACACATGGTGATGCAGGAACTTGGTCAGACGAATCCCTACAGCCTGGCATGGCAATCCAAGGTGGGCCCGCTACCCTGGCTGGCGCCCGCAACTGATGATGCCATTAAG GGCTATGTTAAGCAAGGCCTGAAGAACTTCATCCTTGTGCCCATTGCCTTCGTGAACGAGCACATCGAGACGCTGCATGAGCTCGACATCGAGTACTGCGACGAACTGGCCAAGGAGGTCGGCGTAGAGGAAATCCGTCGAGCTGCAGCCCCCAACGACCACCCGCTATTCATCGACGCCCTGACAAACGTTGTGGCAGACCACCTGAAGTCCCAGCAGGCAGTCAACCCCAAGTTCCTCATGCGTTGTCCCATGTGCTCCAATCCAAAGTGCAGGGAGAGCAAAAGCTGGTACCGCCAGCTCTGCTCGAATTAA
- the LOC6619537 gene encoding uncharacterized protein LOC6619537 gives MTDDNSASKSENIIPVFLSNFDEKEQVRQLFLYLHNLQDRLRHGIQEHQKVMQSSVKLLKEVGDVNDMMQLARCGHQAEATKIQRLIVGFEAAVNAVNAAQTSGVAGMSLPSDLTEIQSLLMEFEHLNESQVLRESLENFNRARDSLEKVLGFLEKIGSESSRPSPQGSQLFGCPSASRSLREKIEAFNKVLDAAPEKLGDTCRHFKECFCSCCTLDESFESKGHNPLPVASKTNSGYEGDIDSEVEQPEQANNESKADR, from the exons ATGACCGACGATAATTCAGCATCAAAGAGCGAAAATATAATACCTG TTTTTCTAAGTAATTTCGATGAAAAGGAGCAGGTGCGTCAACTCTTCTTATACCTTCACAACTTGCAAGACCGCTTGCGGCATGGCATTCAGGAGCATCAGAAGGTAATGCAGTCGTCGGTGAAGTTGCTCAAGGAGGTGGGCGATGTGAATGACATGATGCAGCTCGCGAGGTGTGGCCACCAGGCCGAGGCCACCAAGATTCAGCGCCTGATTGTGGGTTTCGAGGCGGCGGTTAATGCGGTGAACGCCGCGCAGACCTCCGGCGTGGCGGGCATGAGCTTGCCTTCTGACCTCACCGAGATTCAAAGTCTGTTGATGGAATTTGAGCACCTCAATGAGAGCCAAGTTCTGCGGGAGAGCCTGGAGAACTTCAATCGTGCCCGAGACTCTCTGGAGAAGGTTCTCGGCTTTCTAGAAAAGATTGGCAGCGAATCTTCACGGCCGTCTCCACAAGGAAGTCAACTCTTTGGGTGTCCCAGTGCCAGCCGCAGCTTGCGCGAGAAGATTGAAGCCTTCAACAAGGTCTTAGATGCGGCACCCGAGAAGCTGGGCGATACCTGCCGTCATTTTAAAGAGTGCTTCTGTAGCTGCTGCACTTTGGACGAGTCCTTCGAGTCCAAAGGGCACAATCCCCTCCCCGTTGCCTCGAAAACAAATTCGGGCTACGAGGGGGACATAGACAGCGAAGTAGAGCAGCCGGAGCAGGCCAATAACGAATCGAAGGCCGATCGGTAA
- the LOC116801681 gene encoding solute carrier family 52, riboflavin transporter, member 3-A, with protein MSRYHRGRGAGSPTNPAGPVYGVISTLDDATPSPADFARCSSLEAKKSELSLFLNWGVPQKNMEISSKLRNRSWLVDVLAIFFGIGTWLGVNGTFIQLPLLVDEAPEGWSLPSYLSVMVQIGNLGPLLYTAIQKYSPKKLNDGWTIHGVLLVGAISCLLTAFFYNQTALVAGTDHSLALFLLTCFTALNACTSSVLFMPYMGRFKEQYMVTYFIGEGLSGLLPSVTALIQGIGESGDCVLVNVTESGEEVYELQKTPPRFDTRVFFLILFALMVLAYVGYALLNSLPLAKREYAQVTVSEGNKYVYGEADNQQEAEKLSKGQYTYLLLLIGAISLFSNGMFGSIQSYSSAPYGAQAYHLAATLSVIANPVACFMAMFLHFTSLRIITVLSILAGLLTSYVFTTAALSPLPPLHDQTVGAVLVVTAWTLLVGIVSYTKLGITTVMRAQGGQSLVWVGAITQLGSAIGAVAIFFAINYSDLFQAAESNC; from the exons ATGAGCAGGTACCACAGAGGCCGAGGAGCTGGTAGCCCCACGAATCCAGCGGGGCCAGTCTACGGCGTGATCTCGACGTTGGACGACGCCACTCCGAGCCCCGCGGATTTCGCCAG ATGCTCCTCTCTCGAGGCCAAGAAAAGTGAGCTGAGCTTGTTCCTTAACTGGGGAGTACCGCAAAAAAATATGGAGATAAGCTCGAAGCTAAGAAACCGCAGCTGGCTCGTCGACGTGCTGGCTATCTTCTTTGGCATAGGCACCTGGCTGGGCGTCAATGGCACCTTCATTCAGCTTCCGCTGCTGGTGGACGAGGCACCAGAGGGCTGGAGTCTGCCCTCTTACCTTAGCGTTATGGTCCAGATTGGCAACTTGGGCCCATTGCTGTACACTGCCATCCAGAAGTACTCGCCCAAGAAACTAAATGATGGTTGGACCATTCACGGAGTGCTCCTAGTGGGAGCCATATCGTGCTTGCTGACGGCGTTCTTCTACAACCAAACCGCTTTGGTCGCTGGCACGGATCACAGCTTAGCCCTCTTCTTGCTAACCTGCTTCACAGCGCTGAATGCCTGCACTAGCTCGGTGCTTTTTATGCCCTACATGGGACGCTTCAAGGAGCAGTACATGGTCACCTACTTTATTGGCGAGGGACTGAGTGGTCTTCTGCCCAGCGTGACGGCTTTGATCCAGGGCATCGGCGAGAGTGGCGACTGTGTACTGGTCAACGTAACCGAAAGCGGAGAGGAGGTCTACGAGCTGCAGAAGACACCTCCGAGATTCGATACCCGTGTTTTCTTCCTCATTCTTTTCGCGCTCATGGTGCTAGCCTATGTGGGGTATGCACTTCTGAATTCCCTCCCATTGGCCAAAAGGGAGTACGCCCAGGTGACCGTCAGTGAGGGCAACAAGTACGTTTACGGAGAGGCGGATAACCAGCAAGAAGCGGAAAAGCTGAGTAAAGGCCAGTACACATACCTGCTCCTTCTAATCGGTGCGATTTCGCTGTTCAGTAACGGAATGTTCGGCAGCATACAGTCCTACTCCAGTGCCCCGTACGGAGCCCAAGCGTACCACCTAGCAGCCACCCTGAGTGTGATAGCCAACCCGGTGGCCTGCTTCATGGCCATGTTCCTGCATTTTACCTCCCTGCGGATTATCACGGTGCTCTCTATCCTTGCGGGTCTGCTGACCAGCTATGTTTTCACCACGGCGGCCCTGAGTCCTCTTCCGCCTCTTCACGACCAGACCGTGGGTGCCGTACTCGTGGTCACAGCCTGGACTTTGCTGGTGGGGATTGTGAGCTACACGAAACTGGGAATCACAACGGTTATGCGGGCGCAGGGTGGACAATCGCTGGTCTGGGTGGGCGCCATTACGCAGCTAGGATCCGCTATCGGAGCAGTGGCCATCTTCTTTGCTATCAACTACTCGGACCTTTTCCAGGCCGCAGAGTCGAACTGCTAA